In the Bacilli bacterium genome, TTGGCTGGTTTGCCATCTTAATCAGCGGATTCGGCTATAAATTGATGCCGATGTTTTATTTGTCGCACGGTTATCCCAACCGCCCGGAAAAGTGGATTCTGTCCATCCTGAATGCGGCCGTTCTGCTCGGCGCCGGCTTCAGCCTTGCCGGACTGGCCAAATTCGGCGCCATGGCCGGATTGTTCCTGTTTTCCATCGCCATGGCGATGTTCAGCTACCACGCGCGCAATATCAAGAAGAAAAAGCATAAGCCGAATCCGGGATACGGCATTAAATTCTCCGTATATTTGATCAATGGCGTTGTTGTCGTGCTGATTGCCGCTTTTTTTGCGTTCTTGCTGTTTCCGCAATTGGCGGGCAAGGCGGAAACGCTGTGGATTGCCGGATGGCTGTATCTCTGGGGATTTATCGGGTTAACCATCCTGAGCTATTTGTCCAAAATCGTTCCGTTCTTGTGGTGGACATATAAATATGGATCTTTGATCGGCAAGCAAAAGACGCCTTTACTTGCCGACCTGATTAACGATAAAATGGTTAGATACGGACTCTTCGCCATTGTGGCGGCGCTTTTTGTCCTGCTTCTCGGCGCGCTGGTGCAAATTGGCTGGCTATTGTCCGTAGGCGGCATTCTTGTCGCGCTTTGCGCAATTTTTTATATGATTCAAATCTCCCTGGTATTCACAAGATAACAATATGGAAAGGAGTGCGACTTTATGAGCGAAGAACTTACAATCGATCAGATTTACGAACCGCTGTATTCCGTTTACGACCCGGAGTTGGGCGTCAATATTGTCGATCTGGGGCTGATCTATGACGTCGGCATTGACAACGGCGATGTGTATATCGAGATGACCTTAACGACGCCGGGCTGTCCGATGCATGACACCATCACGTCAGGCGTACACGCCGCACTGGATAACTTGCCGGGAGTAAAATCGGTCGAGGTAAACGTAGTATGGGATCCGCCGTGGTCTCCGGAAAAAATGACGGACCGGGCGCGCGAAGAATTGGGCTATTTCGGTTAAAAGCAGGCGCACCGTTAAAGCCGGCCTCCTTCCGCCAGGGGGCCGGCTTCGCTTTTGGCCGCCTTCATTTTTCCAACGTTTCATACAAGCCCAACCGGTTCCCGTAAGGATCGCAAAAATTGCAGTAGGCAACCACACCATTAATGCGATGCACCGGCCCAACCTCGATATTAAGGCGCAGCAAGCGTTCCCGCTCCGCTTCAATGCCAAATACGCCGAAGCGGACGATTCCCTGCCCGGGATTGATTTCGTCTACCTCCAGCAATTGCAGCCAAAAGCCGGGATTAATTTCAATTTCCCTGATTCCCGGAACAGGTTCAAAGCCCGTTACCGTGCCGAAAATCCGTTCATACCATGTTACCGCTTCCTGGATGTCTTTGACCGGTATTCCTACGGTTACGCTTTCAATAAACGACAGGTGGCTCATCCAAGTTCCCTCCGCATCGTTTTCTACCTCCACTATACCGAAGCGGCGAACTCGCGACAACCGTTTGTTCCGCCGCGCTTTCAGGTTGCTTTCTTCTTGTCCGCTATACTATCATTAAATAGTACCTTTCTTGAAAGGGGTGTGCGAATTGCATAAAAAAGAGACCATCCGCCAATTGATACCGCTCTTTAAGGATTTGACGCCGCAGGAAATGGACTACGTCGACCAGATCACGATTCAGCGCCATTATCGCAAACGTTCCGTCATCTTTTCGGAAGGCGGCGACAAAGAGTCCGTGTTTTTCATCGAAGACGGATTGGTCAAGACATATAAAACGGATGAGAACGGCAATGAACAAATCGTTTCGTTTTTAAAAACCGGCGATATGTTTCCACATACAGGCTTTTTCAATTCCAACCCATACCCGGCAACCGCGGAGGCTCTTGTCGACAGCAAACTGTTGGCGATTCCCGTTCATTCGTTCGAACAGCTGATGGTTTCGACTCCGACGATCGCGGTGAAAGTGATGCGGGTCATGGGCGCAAAAATCCAGGAACTGCAGGTAAAACTGCAAGAATTGACCGGACAGGATGTGCAATATCGCGCCTTGTCTTTTCTGCTCAAATTGGCAGCCAAACACGGCAAGCCCGAAGGTTCGGCATTGCGCATCGATCTGCCGATGACCAACCAGGAATTCGCCAACGCAATCGGCACGACCAGAGAAACGGTCAACAGAATGATCAACTCGCTGCGCAAAGCGAAAATCATCGAGTTGGATCGCAATGAAATTGTCATCCTGAACCTGGAAGCGCTGAAGGACTGGCGTTAAGGTTGCCCGCTGCCAGTCCTCTTGGGCATGTTCGCATGGCAAAACCGTTGTTCAAATCTCCGTGATTTCTTCCCCATCCTTCACATCGGTTTTGCGCAAATGGAACATCGACCTGGCAACCGCGTACACCAGCGGCAGGATTCCCACGATAATGAAAATGCAATCCGGAATAATCCGCCACCATAACAATTCGCGCACGATCGGATGGGTGAAAAACGCCGCCGAGCGTGAAGCCCAGTAACCATGTTCGTACGCTTCTTTTATTTGCAGAAACCCGACCGGCAACAGCGTGATCACAATCATTCCCGCCAAGCCAATGTTTAAACCTAAGCAGGAGACTTTAAGCCATTTCTCCCGCCACTCCTTCGGCTCAACGATGTTGCGCAAAACGTAAGCCAATACGGCGAGCGCAAACATGCCGTAAACTCCCATCATGGCGCCATGAGCGTGCGCCGGGGTAAGAAACTGGCCGTGCTCGAAGTAGTTGACGCTGGGCAGATTGATGAGAAAGCCGAGCACGCCCGCGCCGATCAGGTTCCAGATGGCCGTGGAAATCAGGAAGCGGAAGGATGCGCTATAGGGAAACATTTTGCCGCCTGTTTTCATGATCTTGTATTGTTCGTAAGCCTCCAAAATCAGAAGCGTCAACGGAATCACTTCCAGCGCGGAAAACACCGAGCCGAGCGCGATCCAAATCTCCGGCGAGCCATTGTAATAGTAATGATGGCCGATGCCGATCACGCCGCTGCCCAAAAGCAGCGTTATTTGAAACAGCATGGCGCGAATCGTCGATTTTTCCGTAACCAGCTTCATTCTGACCAGCAAAAAGCCGATGATGACGACGGCAAACACTTCGAAGATGCCTTCCACCCACAAGTGGATAATCCACCAGCGCCAGTAGTCCGCCATCGTAAAATGGGTACCCGGATTATATAAAAAGGCGAACAAATAAAAGACCGGCACCGCAATCGCCGCATAAAAGAGCAAATGGACAAGTCCCGCCTTATCTTTTTCCTGCCGCAAGGCGCGTCGAATCGCGCGAAATACGATGTACAGCCAAACGAGCATCCCCGCCGCAAACACGACCTGCCAGGCGCGGCCAAGCTCCAGGTACTCTAAGCCTTGATGCCCGAACAAAAACCAACCGTTGCCCAGCTTGCCGTTGATCCCGAGCCATTCGCCCACCATGACGCCGCCGACCAAAACGATCAGCGCCCAGAACAAAATATCGACAAGCAGGCCCTGCCGCTTGGGCTCTTTACCGCCGACAATGGGCGCAATATAAATGCCCATGGCCAGCCAGGCGGTGGCGATCCAGAAAATCGCGAGCTGCAAATGGTACGATTTGGCAATGGAAAACGGCAGCAACTCGGCGATCCATTTGATGCCGAAAAACGAGGTCGGCTCCAGATAATAATGCGCGAGAAGCGCCCCGAAAAAGCATTGCACC is a window encoding:
- a CDS encoding metal-sulfur cluster assembly factor → MSEELTIDQIYEPLYSVYDPELGVNIVDLGLIYDVGIDNGDVYIEMTLTTPGCPMHDTITSGVHAALDNLPGVKSVEVNVVWDPPWSPEKMTDRAREELGYFG
- a CDS encoding VOC family protein, with protein sequence MSHLSFIESVTVGIPVKDIQEAVTWYERIFGTVTGFEPVPGIREIEINPGFWLQLLEVDEINPGQGIVRFGVFGIEAERERLLRLNIEVGPVHRINGVVAYCNFCDPYGNRLGLYETLEK
- a CDS encoding Crp/Fnr family transcriptional regulator; translated protein: MHKKETIRQLIPLFKDLTPQEMDYVDQITIQRHYRKRSVIFSEGGDKESVFFIEDGLVKTYKTDENGNEQIVSFLKTGDMFPHTGFFNSNPYPATAEALVDSKLLAIPVHSFEQLMVSTPTIAVKVMRVMGAKIQELQVKLQELTGQDVQYRALSFLLKLAAKHGKPEGSALRIDLPMTNQEFANAIGTTRETVNRMINSLRKAKIIELDRNEIVILNLEALKDWR
- a CDS encoding nitric-oxide reductase large subunit; translation: MNKTQNAFLKGILLAALLLSFTVLLAGGYGIFRAMAPRPLKVVDTHGNVLTTRAQIEGGQAVFQKYGLMDYGTVLGDGSYLGPDYTAEALKIYVEAMQNYEARQAYKKDFAQLSEDEKMVIRDKVIKELKQNRYDQSTEQLVLTDAESYGLQQIRATYVKIFTYGDGLGIAPHLIKDTDMPAQKRAWVAAGDQKRQLADFFFWTAWLAGTNRPGDTITYTNNWPFYEDAGNGMAFSAIWWSGVSITLLILFVGLILFIYHRYRLRMEEAYEPGKFPKIDIGRLRVAPSQVKAGKYLLIVTLLFLVQCFFGALLAHYYLEPTSFFGIKWIAELLPFSIAKSYHLQLAIFWIATAWLAMGIYIAPIVGGKEPKRQGLLVDILFWALIVLVGGVMVGEWLGINGKLGNGWFLFGHQGLEYLELGRAWQVVFAAGMLVWLYIVFRAIRRALRQEKDKAGLVHLLFYAAIAVPVFYLFAFLYNPGTHFTMADYWRWWIIHLWVEGIFEVFAVVIIGFLLVRMKLVTEKSTIRAMLFQITLLLGSGVIGIGHHYYYNGSPEIWIALGSVFSALEVIPLTLLILEAYEQYKIMKTGGKMFPYSASFRFLISTAIWNLIGAGVLGFLINLPSVNYFEHGQFLTPAHAHGAMMGVYGMFALAVLAYVLRNIVEPKEWREKWLKVSCLGLNIGLAGMIVITLLPVGFLQIKEAYEHGYWASRSAAFFTHPIVRELLWWRIIPDCIFIIVGILPLVYAVARSMFHLRKTDVKDGEEITEI